The Vannielia litorea genome segment AGACCGAGGCCAACCGCGCCGCGCTGCTCAGCACCACGCACAACGTGCAGCAGCTCGTCGGCAACGCGTGGGCCAACCTCCGCGTCGCCATTGCCCAGCTTCAGGCCACCGATCAGCAGATCCGCGCGGCCACCGTCGCCTTCCGCGGCGTGCAGGAAGAACAGAACCTCGGCGCCGCCACCACGCTCGACGTGCTCGACGCGCAGCAAGACCTGCTCGATGCACGTTCGGCCCGGATTGATGCGCAGGCCCAGCAATACGTAGCACTTTATTCACTTCTTTCTGCGATGGGTCTCCTGACCGTGGAGCACCTCGGTCTGGGCATCCAGACCTATGATCCGGCGGCCTACTACAATGCGGTCAAAACCGCACCGGCACAGCGCTCCCGCCAGGGGCAGCAGCTCGACCGGGTGCTGGAACGTCTCCAGCGCCAGTGAGCGCCACCCGCCGGTGCAGCTTTCTGCCGCCGCAGTTGTGCGCCGGGCTCCAAAAAGTTAACCTCTGACCGGTGATCCCCGGTCGGCTCCGTATCGGGCGTGCCACTGCCAACGTGACCGGCAGGCCACGGCTTGCGGAAAAGCAGGAGCGAAAGGGCAAAAGCGTCAGCCACCCATGAAATGATGCGGGATAAGCTGAGTCTGACGCGGCGAGAGGTGTAGATGTCTGATCCGATGTCGAACGTTGAAATCGAGGATGTCCTGTCCTCCATCCGGCGCCTCGTGTCGGAAAACGCCACGCGCCCGCGCCCGCAAGCGGAGGCTGGCCCGCCCAGCGACTCGCCGAAGGCCGATGACGCGCTGGTGCTCACCCCCTCGCTGCGGGTCGGAGATGATCCCGAGACCGCGCCTGAAGAGGGCGCGGCTGAAGAGCCAGCGATAGAACCCGCAGAGGCCGAAGCGCAGGATGAGTCGGCGCTCGATGCCTCCTGGGCAGAACTCGCGGACAGTGATGCGCCGGAGGAGGGGGGCGTTGAGGAACTCGCGTCTCAACCCGGAGCGCCGGAAGATGCTCTGCAGTCCCGTGTCGCCGGGCTGGAAGAGGCTTTTGACGATGGCGATGCCTTCGAGCCCGATGGGTCCGAAGTTGCCGCCTCGGAGTCGTCCTACGACTGGGATGATGAGGATGACACCGACACGGTGATCGACCTCTCCACGCCCGACATTCCCGCTGGCCGCCTGCACTTCACCTGGGCCGAGCCGGATGACGTGATTGACCTTACCCCGGAGGCCCCGGACGAAGCCCCCGAGCCCGCCGTGAGCGCCGAGGCGGAGCTTCCCGAGGAGCCAGCCCTCGCCGAGGCCGAGTGGGAGGCCCCGCAAGAGGATCTGTCAGAGGAAGCCGAGGCCGAGGAAGACTGGCCCGAACCCGAGGAAGACTGGACAGCGCCTGATCTGCCCCTCCCCGAAGAGGCCGAGGCCGCCGCGATGGAGGCGAGCGCGGAAGACGCGCCCGAGGCGGAAGAGATCGAGATGGAGGCCGATGCGCCGCTCGTGTTCCGCAGCAGTCACCGCGCCGCCAGCCACGCGCCCGAGCCGGAAGACGCCGCGCTCGACGGCTACGTCATCAGCACCGATGCCCGCGATGCAGCGACCAGCGTCGAAGAAGATGATGACCCGTGGGAGCCGGAGGTGGACCATATCGCCTTCGCAGACACCCTCGATGATCTCGCCGCCCCCGCCCTGATCGACGAGGCCCGCCTTGCCGATCTGGTCTCCGAGGTGGTCCGCGCCGAACTGCGCGGCCGCATGGGCGAGCGCATCACCCAGAACGTCCGCAAGCTGGTGCGCCGCGAGATCGCTCGCGCGCTGGAAACCCGCGGCATTCGTTAACGCCGGGCGCTAAGGCCCGGCCCCAAAACGAAAAAGCGCCGGCACAGGGGCCGGCGCAATTTCATGGCAGCAGAGCAGAAATCTTGGAGTTGGGATCAGGCCGCTTCGGCCTGTTCGGCAGCCTGGCGACGCTCGCTCTCCTCGCGCGACAGCGCGACGGAGGTGCGGACACCCTTGCCGACAAATTCCATGAGCCCGCCCACGACCCGCTCGTTGGGGTCGATCCCGGCGCAGCTCAGCACTTCACGGCCGTCGCGCGACCGCGCCCAGCGGGCGATCTGCTCAGGGCCGTTGCCGTATTTCTTGTCATCCGCGATGGCATCATCCAGAGCCGCAAGAACAACCGCCGCAAAGAGCTTGCGAGCGCGTTGGCCCTGTTCTTGGTTGAAAGCCGTGCCGTCGACAAAGTCAATCATGCGTTTTCCTTGTTTTTCTTGGTCTTGAGGATGTGGCGTGCCGCCGATATAGGAGTGTTTCATCCCGATTCGATATGCCGCCTAAGTCATGGCAGCTATGCGCTCATTGCATAACTCTACGTCACCTTCCACCGTATCTAGTCGGCTTGTCAGCCCAACAGCGGCAAGATATAGCTCCCGCCAAACCGCTTTCAAGATTTTGCCAAGGTTTCGCCATAATGCCGAAGATCAACGGAAATGAAATTCGCCCGGGCAACGTGCTCGAGCACAACGCCGGCCTCTGGGTCGCCGTTAAGGTCGACCACGTGAAGCCCGGCAAGGGCGGCGCATTTGCCCAGGTCGAGATGAAGAACCTCCGCAACGGCTCCAAGCTGAACGAGCGGTTCCGCTCCGCCGACAAGGTCGAGCGCGTCCGCCTCGAGCAGAAAGACCAGCAATTCCTCTATGAATCCGATGGGATGCTGGTGTTCATGGACACCGACACCTACGAGCAGATCGAGCTGCCCGCCGACATCCTCGGCGACCGTCGACCCTTCCTGCAAGACGGCATGACCATCGTGATCGAGTACTACGAGAGCGAGGCGCTGAGCGCCACTCTGCCGCAGAAAGTGACCTGCAAAGTCGTCGAGACCGAGCCGGTCGTGAAGGGCCAGACCGCGGCCAACAGCTTCAAGCCCGCGACCCTCGACAATGGCGTCAAAGTCATGGTGCCGCCCTTCGTCGGTCAGGATGAAGACATCATCGTGAATACCGAAACGATGGAGTACGCCGAGCGCGCCTGATCGGAGATCGAGAACAGACTGTTTCAACCGAGGGGTGTGCGGTTTTGGCGCACCCTTCGGAGCCTGTTTTACGGATTCAGGGCCGCGTTCCGTCCCAAATTACCGTCGCATCGCCCGCGCGCATTGGCCCGTCGGCCCGGTCGAACCGCAGCCATGCGAGCCCCTGACCGCCCGATTGGGTATAGAGCACCCCCGCTGGCCGATCCCCGGCCAGCACCTCCGTGCCCACCGGCGCCGCGCCCTCCACGGCCACCCGTACGAGGCCCTTTTTCAGCTCCGTCTTGTGCTTCATCCGGGCGGTCACTTCCTGCCCCACGTAGCACCCTTTGCGAAAATCCACGCCGTGCAGCCGCTCGAAGCCAAGCTCAAGCGGGTAGCTATCACCCGGCACCAATTCCAACCCGCTTTCGGGCACGATATGCGCCACGCGCATGGCGTCCCAATCGGTGTCGTCGCCCGGTGCGCCGTTGTAAGCCCGCCAGCCCATCGCCGGATCGCGCGGGTCGGGCAGGGCGCCCTCGGGGGCTGGGCCGGTGCCACGGGTCACCACCACTTCGGTTTCTTCGATCTGCACATCGGCCCGCAGCCGGTACATTTTCAGCCGTTTCGCAAGATCCGCGGCCAGCGGCGTAGCCACATCAACCAGCAGCGCCTCCTCCTCCGGCACGAGGAAGAAATCGGCCAGATACTTGCCCTGCGGTGTCAGCAGCGCAGCCCAGACAAGGCCGGTCTCCAGCCCCTTCACGTTGTTGGTAACGAGGTTCTGCAAGAACTCGAGCCGGTCGGTGCCGGTGATGCGAAAAACGGTGCGATCCATGGGCGGAGACATAGGGCGCTAGCCTTCCTCGGCGAATTGCAGGCGATAGAGCTCGGCATAGGTGCCGCCGCGCGCTAATAGCGCGTCATGGGTGCCTTCTTCCACCACCCGGCCGGCCTGCATCACCACGATCTTGTCGGCATTGCGCACGGTCGAGAGGCGGTGGGCAATCACCAGCGTGGTGCGGCCCTGGCTGAGCGCGTCCAGCGCCGCCTGAACCACCGCCTCGCTCTTGGTGTCGAGCGCCGATGTCGCCTCATCCAGCAGAAGCACCGGCGCGTCGCGCAGCAGGGCACGGGCGATGGCAATCCGCTGGCGCTGCCCGCCTGACAGGCTGGAGCCGCGCGGCCCGGCGGGGCTTTCCAGCCCCTCGGGGAAGTCCTTGAGAAAGTCCGCCACATGGGCGCCTTCCAGCGCCGCATCGAGCCGCGCCTCCGGCACCTCGCGACCCAGCAGGATGTTCTCGCGCAGGCTGTCGTCAAACAGCAGCGCCTCTTGGCTCACCATAGAGAACTGGCCGCGCAACTCCGGCAAGCCGATCGCGCCAATCGGCGTGCCGCCCAGCGTGATCTGCCCGGAAGAGGGATCAACAAGCCGCGTCAGCAGGTTGAAAACGGTCGATTTTCCGGCACCCGACGGGCCGACGAGCGCGGTGGTTTCGCCCGCCTTCGCGGTGAGCGAAAGCCCGTTGAGCACCGGCGCATCGCCATAGCTCAGGCGCACGTCGTCAAACACGATATCCCCCGCCGGGGCCGCCTTGGGCGCGGCGGGCGAGGTCAGCGACGGCCGCACGTCGAACATCTCGCGCACCCGGCCAAGGCTCACCTGCGCGGCCTGCCAGACCCCGCTGATCTGCCCCAGCCGCCGCAGCGGCTCGAAGGCCAGCGCCATGGCGGTGAAGAAGCTCATGAACTCGCC includes the following:
- a CDS encoding YgfZ/GcvT domain-containing protein, translated to MDRTVFRITGTDRLEFLQNLVTNNVKGLETGLVWAALLTPQGKYLADFFLVPEEEALLVDVATPLAADLAKRLKMYRLRADVQIEETEVVVTRGTGPAPEGALPDPRDPAMGWRAYNGAPGDDTDWDAMRVAHIVPESGLELVPGDSYPLELGFERLHGVDFRKGCYVGQEVTARMKHKTELKKGLVRVAVEGAAPVGTEVLAGDRPAGVLYTQSGGQGLAWLRFDRADGPMRAGDATVIWDGTRP
- a CDS encoding DUF6280 family protein; its protein translation is MIDFVDGTAFNQEQGQRARKLFAAVVLAALDDAIADDKKYGNGPEQIARWARSRDGREVLSCAGIDPNERVVGGLMEFVGKGVRTSVALSREESERRQAAEQAEAA
- a CDS encoding ABC transporter ATP-binding protein; the encoded protein is MSEPRHTAFGWLWRGYLKPHWPALVFAGMLMAIEGSMLGFLSYMMKPMFDSVFIAGESGALWTVGLGILAIFLIRAFTSVGQKLLLARVASNVVFKMKTRLVAHLMRLDTTWHGRNPPGALIERVSNDTGAVREVSNVVITGLGRDVVALISLLAVVLWIDWQWTLVALIGTPLLVAPTLLAQAFIRRTAMKDRQLAQHMSVRLDEVFHGINPIKLNRLEDYQSRRFDGLAAERRGTEVRNQVGRAAIPALIDVMTGIGFFAVLIYGGREIIGGDKTVGEFMSFFTAMALAFEPLRRLGQISGVWQAAQVSLGRVREMFDVRPSLTSPAAPKAAPAGDIVFDDVRLSYGDAPVLNGLSLTAKAGETTALVGPSGAGKSTVFNLLTRLVDPSSGQITLGGTPIGAIGLPELRGQFSMVSQEALLFDDSLRENILLGREVPEARLDAALEGAHVADFLKDFPEGLESPAGPRGSSLSGGQRQRIAIARALLRDAPVLLLDEATSALDTKSEAVVQAALDALSQGRTTLVIAHRLSTVRNADKIVVMQAGRVVEEGTHDALLARGGTYAELYRLQFAEEG
- the efp gene encoding elongation factor P yields the protein MPKINGNEIRPGNVLEHNAGLWVAVKVDHVKPGKGGAFAQVEMKNLRNGSKLNERFRSADKVERVRLEQKDQQFLYESDGMLVFMDTDTYEQIELPADILGDRRPFLQDGMTIVIEYYESEALSATLPQKVTCKVVETEPVVKGQTAANSFKPATLDNGVKVMVPPFVGQDEDIIVNTETMEYAERA